From Arthrobacter sp. FW306-2-2C-D06B, a single genomic window includes:
- a CDS encoding aerobic carbon-monoxide dehydrogenase large subunit yields MTTIQEHAPNPAAGDPGRPIGFGRLQRKEDPRFVRGKGHYLDDIVLPGMLHGAILRAPVAHARLVSLDISEALAHPGVRAVITGKDLQALNLAWAPTLSADVQAVLVTDKVRFQGQEVAFVVAEDRYAARDALELIDVEYDMLPPVIDARHALDPGAPVIRDDVEGRTDNRIFDWEIGDAAETEAVFAAADVVVAQEVVYPRVHPAPMETCGAVADFDSIDGRLTLYETTQAPHAHRTLYAIVAGIPEHKIRIVSPDIGGGFGNKVGIYPGYVLAVVGSIVTGKPVKWVEDRSENLMSTSFARDYIMQGEIAATKEGKILAVRTNVLADHGAFNATAQPTKNPAGFFSIFTGSYDLKAAYCKVTGVYTNKAPGGVAYACSFRVTEAVYLVERMVDILAKKLEMDPAELRLKNFIKPEQFPYANKTGWVYDSGNYEPAMRLSMQMAGYEDLRREQLEKRERGELMGIGVSFFTETVGAGPRKHFDIVGLGMADGAELRVHPTGKAVVRISVQSQGQGHETTFAQIVAEELGIPPESIDVVHGDTDQTPFGLGTYGSRSTPVSGGAVALVARKVREKAKFIAAAMLETRPEDLEWEKGRWFVKGDPSAGKTIAEIAFGAHGTVALPEGIDGNLDAEVTYDPPNLTFPFGAYICVVDVDAGTGHVKVRRFIAVDDCGTRINPMIIEGQVHGGLTDGVGMALMEIIAFDEDGNCLSGSFMDYLIPTAMEVPDWETGFTVTPSPHHPIGAKGIGESATVGSPPAIVNAIVDALTPYGVTHMDMPCTPARVWEAMQGRARPPV; encoded by the coding sequence GTGACCACCATCCAGGAGCATGCACCCAACCCGGCGGCCGGAGACCCGGGCCGCCCGATCGGATTCGGCCGCCTCCAGCGCAAAGAGGACCCGCGGTTCGTCCGCGGCAAGGGCCATTACCTCGACGACATCGTGCTGCCCGGCATGCTGCACGGAGCCATCCTGCGCGCCCCCGTTGCGCATGCCCGGCTCGTTTCGCTAGACATCAGCGAGGCGTTGGCGCATCCCGGGGTCCGCGCGGTCATCACGGGCAAAGACCTGCAGGCGCTCAACCTCGCGTGGGCGCCCACCCTGTCGGCGGACGTCCAGGCGGTCCTGGTCACAGACAAGGTCCGATTCCAGGGCCAGGAGGTCGCTTTCGTCGTCGCCGAGGACCGCTACGCCGCGCGCGACGCGCTGGAGCTGATCGACGTCGAATACGACATGTTGCCGCCGGTGATTGATGCCCGCCACGCCCTCGACCCCGGCGCGCCGGTCATCCGGGACGATGTCGAGGGCCGGACGGACAACCGGATCTTCGATTGGGAGATCGGCGACGCCGCTGAAACCGAGGCGGTGTTCGCCGCCGCGGACGTCGTCGTCGCCCAGGAGGTCGTATATCCGCGCGTCCACCCGGCACCCATGGAAACCTGCGGCGCCGTCGCGGACTTCGATTCGATCGACGGCAGGCTGACCCTCTACGAAACAACCCAGGCCCCGCACGCCCACCGGACACTGTATGCGATCGTCGCCGGCATCCCGGAACACAAGATCCGGATCGTCTCCCCCGATATCGGCGGAGGTTTCGGCAACAAGGTGGGCATCTATCCCGGTTACGTCTTGGCCGTCGTCGGCTCGATTGTCACCGGCAAGCCGGTGAAGTGGGTGGAGGACCGCTCGGAGAACCTGATGTCGACGTCGTTCGCCCGCGACTACATCATGCAGGGCGAGATCGCGGCCACCAAGGAAGGCAAGATCCTGGCGGTCCGGACCAACGTGCTGGCAGACCACGGCGCCTTCAATGCCACTGCGCAACCCACCAAGAACCCGGCTGGATTCTTCTCCATCTTCACCGGGAGCTATGACCTGAAGGCGGCTTACTGCAAGGTCACGGGTGTCTACACCAACAAGGCCCCCGGAGGCGTGGCCTACGCCTGTTCGTTCCGCGTGACGGAGGCGGTCTACCTGGTGGAGCGCATGGTGGACATCCTGGCCAAGAAACTGGAGATGGATCCAGCAGAGCTGCGGCTGAAGAACTTCATCAAGCCGGAACAATTCCCGTACGCCAACAAGACCGGCTGGGTCTACGACTCCGGCAACTACGAGCCCGCCATGCGACTGTCCATGCAAATGGCCGGGTACGAGGACCTCCGACGCGAACAGCTCGAAAAGCGGGAGCGCGGCGAGCTGATGGGCATCGGCGTCTCCTTCTTCACCGAGACCGTCGGCGCCGGGCCGCGCAAGCACTTCGACATCGTTGGGCTCGGCATGGCCGACGGCGCCGAACTCCGCGTCCATCCCACGGGCAAGGCCGTCGTCAGGATTTCGGTGCAGAGCCAGGGCCAGGGCCACGAGACCACGTTCGCCCAGATCGTGGCCGAGGAGCTCGGCATCCCGCCGGAGAGCATCGACGTCGTGCACGGCGACACCGACCAAACGCCTTTCGGCCTGGGCACCTATGGGAGCCGCTCGACGCCGGTCAGCGGCGGCGCAGTGGCGCTAGTGGCGCGGAAGGTCCGGGAAAAGGCGAAGTTCATTGCGGCCGCCATGCTTGAGACCCGGCCCGAGGACCTCGAGTGGGAAAAGGGCCGCTGGTTCGTCAAGGGCGATCCAAGTGCCGGCAAGACGATCGCGGAGATCGCCTTCGGCGCCCACGGCACCGTGGCTCTCCCGGAGGGCATCGACGGCAACCTGGACGCGGAGGTGACCTATGACCCTCCCAACCTGACGTTCCCGTTCGGCGCCTACATCTGCGTGGTGGACGTCGACGCCGGGACCGGCCACGTCAAGGTCCGGCGCTTCATCGCGGTGGACGACTGCGGGACCCGGATCAACCCGATGATCATCGAAGGCCAGGTCCACGGCGGGCTGACCGACGGCGTCGGGATGGCCCTCATGGAAATCATCGCGTTCGACGAGGACGGCAACTGCCTCAGCGGATCCTTCATGGACTACCTCATCCCCACGGCAATGGAAGTCCCGGACTGGGAGACCGGGTTTACCGTCACGCCGTCGCCGCACCACCCCATCGGAGCCAAAGGCATCGGCGAATCCGCCACGGTCGGGTCCCCGCCGGCCATCGTCAACGCCATCGTGGATGCGTTGACGCCATATGGAGTGACGCACATGGATATGCCGTGCACGCCGGCCCGGGTGTGGGAGGCCATGCAGGGCCGGGCCAGGCCACCGGTGTGA
- a CDS encoding (2Fe-2S)-binding protein, protein MQISMTVNGDKVTRETEPRVLLVHFIRENLGLTGTHWGCDTSNCGTCVVLMDGQPVKSCTVLAAMADGHDIRTVEGLAVDGTLDPVQQGFMEEHGLQCGFCTPGMMLTARALLDRNPHPDDAEIRQAISGQICRCTGYATIVRSVLWAAAHPPGRDTGTDTGTEGGGSEGTIEEEVTA, encoded by the coding sequence ATGCAGATCAGCATGACGGTCAACGGGGACAAGGTGACCCGGGAGACCGAACCCCGCGTGTTGCTGGTCCACTTCATCCGCGAAAACCTTGGATTGACCGGCACACACTGGGGATGCGACACGAGCAACTGCGGAACCTGCGTCGTGTTGATGGACGGCCAGCCGGTGAAATCGTGCACCGTGCTGGCAGCCATGGCCGATGGACACGACATCCGGACCGTCGAGGGGCTGGCCGTCGACGGTACGCTCGATCCGGTGCAGCAGGGGTTCATGGAGGAACACGGCCTGCAATGCGGATTCTGCACTCCGGGCATGATGCTCACGGCCAGGGCCCTTCTGGACCGCAACCCGCATCCGGACGACGCCGAGATCCGCCAAGCCATTTCCGGCCAGATTTGCCGGTGCACCGGTTACGCGACGATCGTCCGCTCGGTGCTGTGGGCCGCCGCCCACCCGCCCGGTCGGGACACTGGGACGGACACTGGGACGGAAGGCGGTGGCTCCGAAGGGACCATCGAAGAAGAGGTGACGGCGTGA
- a CDS encoding FAD binding domain-containing protein — translation MQIPAPFDYERASDVANALALLERHGPESRIIAGGHSLLPMMKLRLARPEWLIDINDLTELEFIRREGEQLRVGALTRHTALLESTDVAELFPIIRDAEQVIADPVVRNRGTIGGSLCQADPAEDLSSVCDVLRAQAVIRGPDGERIVAMSDFHRGPYETAVAQNELLYEVRFTIRPRSGSAYEKVERRVGDWAIVAAGAAVGLSEDGTVEEAAIGLTAVGLDGTVPEAEAVLRGQRPHEDLFVEAARIAAAACHPVDDQRGPVDYKRHLADELTRRVLRRACARAAGAQEG, via the coding sequence ATGCAGATTCCGGCTCCATTTGATTACGAGCGCGCGAGCGACGTCGCAAACGCGCTGGCCCTCCTCGAACGCCACGGTCCCGAGTCGCGCATCATCGCAGGCGGACACAGCTTGCTGCCGATGATGAAGCTGCGCCTGGCGCGGCCGGAATGGCTGATCGACATCAACGACCTGACGGAACTGGAATTCATCCGCCGGGAAGGTGAGCAGTTGCGTGTGGGTGCCCTAACCCGCCACACAGCGCTCCTCGAGTCCACCGACGTCGCTGAACTCTTTCCGATAATCCGTGACGCTGAGCAGGTGATCGCGGACCCTGTGGTCCGCAACCGCGGCACGATCGGCGGCTCGCTCTGCCAAGCCGATCCGGCCGAAGACCTTTCTAGTGTGTGCGATGTCCTGCGCGCCCAGGCCGTGATCCGCGGGCCCGACGGCGAGCGGATCGTCGCCATGTCGGACTTCCACCGCGGCCCCTACGAAACCGCGGTGGCGCAGAACGAACTGTTGTACGAAGTCCGCTTCACGATCCGCCCGCGCTCGGGCAGCGCCTATGAAAAGGTGGAACGCCGGGTGGGTGACTGGGCGATCGTCGCGGCCGGGGCCGCCGTCGGGCTCTCCGAAGACGGGACTGTGGAAGAGGCCGCCATCGGGCTCACGGCGGTCGGGCTGGACGGCACTGTCCCCGAGGCCGAAGCCGTGCTTCGCGGACAACGGCCGCATGAAGACCTGTTTGTCGAGGCGGCCCGCATCGCAGCCGCCGCCTGCCACCCGGTGGACGACCAGCGTGGACCGGTCGACTATAAACGGCATCTGGCCGACGAACTCACCCGCAGGGTCCTGCGGCGTGCGTGTGCGCGCGCCGCAGGTGCACAGGAAGGCTGA
- a CDS encoding YciI family protein, with the protein MLFICNDPAAPEYVAAEDNIVEWVAEMEARGVSRHGDRLRPVEDATTVAVRAGEVVVSDGPFAETKEWIAGYDIIACADLDEAIEVASKHPMARFGKIEIRPVWPLGL; encoded by the coding sequence ATGCTTTTCATTTGCAACGACCCGGCAGCGCCGGAATATGTTGCCGCCGAGGACAATATCGTGGAATGGGTGGCCGAGATGGAAGCCCGGGGAGTGAGCCGTCACGGTGACCGGCTGCGTCCTGTCGAGGACGCGACCACCGTCGCGGTGCGGGCGGGCGAGGTAGTTGTCTCGGACGGACCGTTTGCGGAGACGAAGGAATGGATCGCCGGGTATGACATCATCGCGTGTGCCGATCTCGATGAGGCCATCGAAGTGGCGTCCAAGCATCCGATGGCGAGATTCGGCAAGATCGAGATCAGGCCAGTGTGGCCGCTCGGGCTGTAG
- a CDS encoding RNA polymerase sigma factor, producing the protein MTPALTDARTAVEAASAEETARITATLIRVTGDWNLAEDCVQDAFAKALVDWPEHGIPRNPGAWLTTVSRNRAIDRMRSAASEKRAVRELAIIAQLESLQEAVSSDPAAEDDRLRLIFTCCHPALPLDARVALTLRTVAGLTTGEIARAFLVSEATMSKRLVRARAKIRDAGIPYRVPPPELRAERTAGVLAVLYLMFNEGYSATGGESLLREPLAREAIRLNRLLVSLLAGSPQEPEAVGLLALMLFHHARRNSRTDAAGDLVTLEEQDRESWDQAEIAEAVALLAAAERLGLSRRSRPGSYRVQAAIAACHMTARTPGGTDFAKVALLYDSLAQIAPSPVVELNRAVAVAMSQGPEAGLALIEHLDRTRSLEGYYLLPAAKADLLRRLGRSSEARDEYQRARELAPSEAERRYLGKRLAETNSASSSLSEAKRNSPTPAVKEQK; encoded by the coding sequence GTGACACCAGCACTGACGGACGCCCGGACCGCCGTCGAGGCCGCCTCGGCCGAAGAGACCGCCCGCATCACCGCAACCCTCATCCGTGTGACGGGCGACTGGAACCTGGCAGAGGATTGCGTCCAGGACGCGTTCGCAAAGGCGTTGGTCGACTGGCCGGAGCACGGCATTCCGAGGAATCCCGGGGCGTGGCTGACCACCGTGTCCAGGAACAGGGCGATCGACCGCATGCGGAGTGCGGCCAGCGAAAAGAGGGCGGTCCGTGAACTCGCGATCATCGCTCAACTCGAAAGCCTCCAAGAAGCGGTCAGCAGTGATCCGGCCGCGGAGGACGACCGCTTGCGGCTGATCTTCACATGTTGCCACCCGGCTCTCCCGCTCGACGCGAGGGTTGCGTTGACCTTGCGCACGGTCGCGGGGCTCACCACAGGCGAGATTGCGCGTGCGTTCCTCGTCTCGGAAGCAACCATGTCAAAGAGGCTCGTCCGCGCGCGGGCCAAGATACGGGACGCAGGAATCCCATATCGGGTGCCGCCGCCGGAGCTGAGGGCTGAACGCACGGCCGGAGTCCTGGCCGTGCTCTACCTCATGTTCAACGAAGGCTATTCGGCCACCGGGGGCGAATCATTGCTCCGCGAGCCCCTTGCCAGGGAAGCGATACGCCTGAATCGCTTGCTTGTTTCGCTGCTCGCCGGCTCCCCGCAAGAGCCGGAGGCCGTGGGCCTCCTGGCGCTCATGCTGTTCCACCACGCCAGGCGAAACTCGCGAACGGACGCCGCAGGGGACTTGGTGACGTTGGAGGAGCAGGACCGCGAATCCTGGGATCAGGCTGAGATTGCGGAGGCCGTCGCGCTCCTAGCGGCTGCCGAGCGTCTCGGCCTTTCACGCCGCTCCCGGCCGGGGAGCTACCGGGTCCAGGCCGCGATTGCGGCGTGCCACATGACCGCCCGTACCCCCGGCGGCACAGACTTCGCCAAGGTGGCCTTGCTGTATGACTCCCTTGCGCAGATCGCTCCGTCTCCGGTCGTCGAGCTCAACCGGGCTGTCGCAGTCGCAATGTCCCAGGGGCCGGAGGCCGGCCTTGCCCTCATCGAGCACCTTGACCGAACCCGCTCGTTGGAAGGGTACTACCTCCTGCCTGCCGCGAAAGCGGACCTCCTGCGCCGCCTGGGCAGAAGCTCGGAGGCCCGGGATGAATACCAGAGGGCGCGGGAACTCGCACCATCCGAGGCCGAACGGCGTTACCTTGGCAAACGTCTTGCGGAGACAAATTCTGCGTCCTCGTCCTTGTCGGAAGCCAAGCGGAACAGCCCCACACCCGCCGTTAAGGAGCAAAAATGA
- a CDS encoding YciI family protein: MKHLLLIQNNFDTWNALPADEIEAIMQAHTSLQQELRASGEFVEAHELGEEAKFVRSNGDGPTVTDGPFIETKEIVAGYYVVDCVDMDRAVEIAGKFGEARLWPIEVRPMDP, from the coding sequence ATGAAACACCTCTTGCTGATTCAAAACAATTTCGACACCTGGAACGCCCTGCCCGCGGACGAGATCGAGGCGATCATGCAGGCGCATACTTCGTTGCAGCAGGAACTCAGGGCCTCGGGAGAGTTCGTGGAGGCACACGAGCTGGGTGAGGAAGCGAAGTTCGTAAGAAGCAACGGCGACGGGCCTACGGTGACGGACGGCCCGTTCATCGAGACGAAGGAAATCGTGGCCGGCTATTACGTGGTCGACTGCGTGGACATGGACCGCGCTGTGGAAATCGCCGGCAAATTCGGAGAGGCCAGGCTGTGGCCGATCGAGGTGCGACCCATGGACCCGTGA
- a CDS encoding DUF1326 domain-containing protein, with translation MPWHVEGTYFENCNCDMVCPCSTSGLTAPADNDRCNVALAFHVDTGEVNGVDVGGLTVCVVADTPALMSDGGWKLGVLMDAAASPEQAEALGAVFGGQLGGPMEGLTPLIGEMAGMESLDIAYTEDGRMHQVRVGSAVDMAVEDFVSPMDATGLGVKVSGVGFPADTLAAGTSSTARVDVFGMSWDNAGKNSFSAPFAWSG, from the coding sequence ATGCCGTGGCACGTCGAGGGTACGTATTTTGAGAATTGCAACTGCGACATGGTCTGCCCGTGTTCCACTTCCGGGCTGACCGCACCGGCGGATAACGATCGCTGCAACGTGGCCTTGGCCTTTCATGTGGACACCGGTGAGGTAAACGGCGTCGACGTCGGTGGCCTGACGGTCTGCGTCGTCGCCGATACGCCTGCCCTCATGAGCGACGGGGGATGGAAGCTCGGTGTCCTGATGGACGCTGCCGCCTCGCCCGAGCAAGCGGAAGCGCTTGGCGCTGTTTTCGGTGGCCAGCTCGGCGGCCCGATGGAGGGCCTGACACCCTTGATCGGTGAAATGGCGGGAATGGAGTCACTGGATATCGCCTATACCGAGGACGGGCGCATGCATCAGGTCCGCGTTGGCAGCGCAGTCGACATGGCCGTGGAAGACTTCGTGTCTCCGATGGATGCCACGGGACTCGGAGTGAAAGTTAGCGGGGTCGGGTTCCCCGCGGACACCCTGGCGGCCGGCACGTCCAGCACGGCCCGCGTGGACGTGTTCGGGATGAGCTGGGACAACGCCGGAAAGAACTCCTTCTCCGCTCCCTTTGCCTGGTCGGGCTAA
- a CDS encoding CocE/NonD family hydrolase, with protein sequence MDDFQLLNASGQTIAVRKDLRVPMRDGIELAADAYHGPEDKPRPALVALSPYGKELQALALTTPPQRRPSPMWDGCIEAGDIARIVKEDYVHVIGDLRGSGFSGGEHIGNYNAGGVSLGQDAYDFIEWVAAQPWCDGNVGMVGISYFGSMQVLAAAERPPHLKAIFVSGGHYDFYETTYHGGIMWFMPRAAREGRGGDSGWAFTDNVKSRMIEKHSPEELKKLVAMRLEDPDIAAWPNLVHVLNYPRNHEAWFDIVMNELDGDWYEERNPITLAPTIDIPVWLQLDQGRGWTLDGTIELYNALKGPKKLTIGPYPPMQSRPFIEEHDKMFRWYDYWIKGIDNGVMDEPPVSVFVEGSREVVMAEQWPPKDIEYKSLYLRPRHKLSEEPEPMGAEYAAPDGFYQAPLTVTDKVEILSWNTALFEEDTELIGAGAAHLFAEIDQLDTNFILRLWDSAPNGQRQLITTGYLKASHRELDERTTEGNPYHPHTRSVPVEPGAIEEYVLRLYPFANTFKPGHRLTVELSNGEPLADEHNALLPPDAFHLPVGRPVTHKIYRDATHQSRLVLPFTV encoded by the coding sequence ATGGATGACTTTCAGTTGCTGAATGCCAGCGGGCAGACCATTGCTGTCCGCAAGGACCTCCGGGTTCCGATGCGGGACGGAATCGAGCTTGCCGCCGACGCCTACCATGGCCCCGAAGACAAGCCGCGGCCGGCGTTGGTCGCGCTCAGCCCCTACGGTAAGGAGCTGCAGGCCCTCGCCCTCACCACTCCCCCGCAGCGGCGGCCCAGCCCGATGTGGGACGGCTGCATCGAGGCCGGGGACATTGCCAGGATCGTCAAGGAGGACTACGTCCACGTCATCGGTGACCTCCGCGGCTCCGGCTTCTCGGGCGGCGAGCACATCGGCAACTACAACGCCGGCGGTGTTTCCCTCGGCCAGGATGCCTACGATTTCATCGAGTGGGTTGCCGCGCAGCCGTGGTGCGACGGCAACGTCGGGATGGTGGGCATCTCCTACTTCGGTTCCATGCAGGTGCTGGCCGCCGCCGAGCGACCGCCGCACCTCAAGGCGATCTTCGTTTCCGGCGGCCACTACGACTTCTACGAGACCACCTACCACGGGGGCATCATGTGGTTCATGCCGCGTGCCGCCCGCGAAGGCCGCGGAGGGGACTCGGGCTGGGCGTTCACCGACAACGTCAAGTCCCGCATGATCGAGAAGCATTCTCCCGAGGAACTGAAGAAGCTCGTCGCCATGCGCCTCGAAGATCCGGACATTGCCGCTTGGCCGAACCTGGTCCACGTACTGAACTATCCCAGGAACCACGAGGCCTGGTTCGACATCGTCATGAACGAGCTGGACGGTGACTGGTACGAGGAGCGCAACCCGATCACGCTGGCCCCAACCATCGACATCCCGGTCTGGCTGCAGCTCGACCAGGGCCGCGGATGGACCCTCGACGGGACCATCGAGTTGTACAACGCACTGAAGGGCCCGAAAAAGCTGACCATCGGCCCCTACCCGCCCATGCAATCGCGCCCCTTCATCGAGGAGCACGACAAAATGTTCCGGTGGTATGACTACTGGATCAAGGGCATCGACAACGGGGTCATGGACGAACCTCCCGTCAGCGTCTTCGTCGAGGGCTCGCGCGAGGTCGTGATGGCCGAGCAGTGGCCGCCGAAGGACATCGAATACAAGTCCCTCTACCTCCGCCCGCGCCACAAGCTGTCAGAAGAGCCGGAGCCAATGGGTGCGGAGTACGCCGCTCCGGACGGTTTCTATCAGGCACCCTTGACGGTGACGGACAAGGTGGAGATCCTGAGCTGGAACACCGCTCTGTTCGAGGAGGACACCGAGCTGATCGGTGCCGGGGCGGCGCATCTCTTCGCGGAAATCGACCAGCTGGACACCAACTTCATCCTGCGCCTCTGGGACTCCGCCCCGAACGGACAACGCCAGCTGATCACCACCGGCTACCTCAAGGCCTCGCACCGCGAATTGGACGAGCGGACCACCGAGGGCAACCCCTACCACCCGCACACCCGATCCGTGCCCGTTGAGCCCGGGGCGATCGAGGAGTATGTACTGCGCCTCTACCCGTTCGCAAACACGTTCAAGCCGGGTCATCGCCTCACGGTTGAACTGTCCAACGGCGAGCCTCTTGCCGACGAGCACAATGCGCTGCTCCCGCCGGACGCCTTCCACCTGCCGGTGGGCCGCCCCGTCACACACAAGATCTACCGCGACGCAACTCACCAATCGCGGCTCGTCCTGCCGTTCACGGTGTAA
- a CDS encoding MBL fold metallo-hydrolase has protein sequence MTKPVAVHPLVSPWGRFGLYSFYIDAAEPAIVDTGIASSPAEGMVPALEVVGRRIEDVRWILLTHGHIDHIGGAYALWELTGRRARVVIHEADAPLLRSRRAHVDEYLSGRAQYVQDPDGEAKLTEATNTVISGEMEPTLLVRGGETISLGGGVTVSVRSIPGHTPGSVAYVIDGQNDVFVGDAVQVHGAANGFPGFVDPAAYRSSLEYLRDEVRPRNLYLGHPYRRADGTPYGVALDAGQAREALDGSLEIEARVSNVACGCLTSGLQDTDSPYSPFASVAEDLGYEGDPTLEPSPFFTTLHAYRTTLDHSIENEE, from the coding sequence ATGACGAAGCCGGTAGCTGTGCATCCCCTCGTCTCGCCGTGGGGCCGGTTCGGCCTCTATAGCTTCTACATCGACGCCGCCGAACCGGCCATCGTCGACACCGGGATCGCTTCATCCCCCGCCGAAGGCATGGTGCCTGCGCTGGAGGTGGTCGGACGCCGGATCGAGGATGTCCGCTGGATCCTGCTGACGCATGGACACATCGACCACATCGGCGGCGCATACGCACTGTGGGAGCTCACCGGACGGCGCGCCCGGGTGGTCATCCATGAGGCCGACGCACCGTTGCTGCGCTCGCGCCGGGCCCATGTGGACGAATACCTCTCGGGCCGGGCGCAGTATGTGCAGGATCCCGACGGCGAGGCAAAACTCACAGAGGCCACGAATACCGTGATCTCGGGCGAGATGGAGCCGACGCTGTTGGTGCGGGGCGGCGAGACCATCTCGCTGGGCGGGGGCGTCACGGTTTCGGTCCGTTCGATTCCGGGCCACACACCGGGCTCGGTCGCATACGTCATCGACGGGCAGAATGACGTGTTCGTCGGCGACGCGGTCCAGGTCCACGGCGCGGCCAACGGCTTCCCCGGGTTCGTGGATCCGGCCGCCTACCGTTCAAGCCTTGAGTACCTGCGTGATGAAGTCCGTCCCCGGAACCTGTACCTGGGGCACCCGTACCGCCGCGCGGACGGCACACCCTACGGCGTGGCGCTCGACGCCGGACAGGCCAGGGAAGCGCTCGACGGGAGCCTGGAAATCGAGGCCCGTGTCAGCAATGTGGCTTGCGGTTGCTTGACCTCCGGCCTGCAGGATACGGACTCGCCTTACTCTCCCTTCGCCAGCGTGGCCGAGGACCTCGGTTACGAAGGGGATCCAACGCTGGAGCCCTCCCCGTTCTTCACCACCCTCCACGCGTACCGCACCACGTTGGACCATTCGATCGAAAATGAGGAGTAA
- a CDS encoding alpha/beta hydrolase, with amino-acid sequence MTIHPEIAKILASLPEPDGSPLDPGAMRAGEAAQVPPPAERLPLYSVEDATAVTASGEVPVRIYSPMEADSYGLLVYFHGGAFFLGSLDTHDHVARALAKETGHKVISVGYRLAPEAAFPAGLDDCYGVVRWAAGKGGSLKWDGKNLAIAGDSSGGNFAAAVAAKAHDDGFNRITHQILFYPSLDLDFDVERYPSLRENAEGCGLETAGLKPFNSFYLESGADPADPRVSPIKREDLAGLPPALVITAGHDPLRDEGELYGRRLADAGVETKVTRYRGANHGFVQHFSWIPELYRAFEETSEFLNAGAGQ; translated from the coding sequence ATGACCATCCATCCGGAAATCGCCAAGATCCTGGCAAGCTTGCCCGAACCCGACGGTTCCCCCTTGGACCCCGGCGCCATGCGCGCCGGAGAGGCCGCCCAGGTCCCGCCGCCGGCGGAGCGGCTACCGCTGTACTCCGTCGAGGACGCCACCGCTGTGACGGCGTCGGGCGAGGTGCCGGTGCGGATCTACTCGCCTATGGAGGCGGACTCCTATGGCCTGCTGGTGTACTTCCACGGCGGCGCATTCTTCCTGGGCAGCCTGGACACCCACGACCATGTGGCACGGGCCCTGGCAAAGGAAACCGGCCACAAGGTCATCTCGGTGGGCTATCGACTGGCTCCCGAAGCGGCGTTCCCGGCAGGCCTTGATGACTGCTACGGTGTGGTCCGCTGGGCCGCCGGGAAGGGCGGAAGCCTGAAGTGGGACGGGAAGAACCTCGCCATCGCCGGCGACAGCTCCGGTGGCAACTTCGCTGCCGCCGTCGCCGCGAAAGCCCATGACGATGGGTTCAACCGGATCACCCACCAGATCCTGTTCTACCCGTCGCTGGACCTGGATTTCGACGTCGAGCGTTACCCCTCACTGCGCGAAAACGCCGAAGGATGCGGACTGGAGACGGCGGGCCTCAAGCCGTTCAACTCGTTCTACCTCGAGAGCGGGGCCGACCCTGCGGACCCGCGAGTCTCCCCCATCAAGCGCGAAGATCTCGCCGGCCTGCCGCCGGCGCTGGTCATCACCGCCGGGCACGACCCCCTCCGGGATGAGGGCGAACTCTATGGCCGGCGCCTGGCGGATGCCGGCGTCGAGACAAAAGTGACACGGTACCGCGGCGCCAACCATGGTTTTGTCCAGCACTTTTCCTGGATCCCGGAGCTCTACCGGGCATTCGAGGAGACAAGTGAATTCCTGAACGCGGGGGCCGGGCAATGA